A window of Colletes latitarsis isolate SP2378_abdomen chromosome 11, iyColLati1, whole genome shotgun sequence genomic DNA:
TTACCTTTGATTGGTGGGCTGTAGAGTTGATATTTAGAGTAACAGGAAGGGGAAGAATTGGAGCAGATGGTTTAGCATTTTGGTACACCAGTACAAAGGGTGCCTATAATGGTACTGTTTTTGGTAGTTCTGATCAGTGGAATGGACTTGGAATATTCTTTGATTCCTTTGACAATGACAATAACCACAACAATCCCTATATTATGGCTGTTCTCAACGATGGCACAAAAACTTTTGATCATACTAAGTGAATTATATcttttattattcttttttaGCATTTAATGAAAATTCCAATAAATGATTCTGTATTTTAACTTTGATACAGTGATGGTACAACACAATTATCTGCTGGTTGCTTGCGAGATTTTCGTAATAAACCATTTGCTACAAGAGCAAAAATTGAGTATTATCGAAATGTTTTAACAGTAAGCATATTCATATATGTTTTGTTTTCGAACATTAAtatatacagtagtgcccacataagtgaccgcggttatccccaccaattcttagaaaCTAAGCGGCTTCGAATTTCGAGCGTGTCGAGCGTAATTTGAcgccggtcgttatcgatacattgtatagaTGGTTTCGGATgtcagctattgtatctcactcgcacttatcctctttgcttatctccgttgaattctgagaagtaaccatgcccacataagtgaccacGGCCGGTCCCGAGTTTGGTCATTTATATGGGCACTACTGTAATCTGCATCTTAATCtctttctttcaatatttaattGCAGGTGTTATTCCATAATGGTATGACAAACAATGAACAAGATTATGGAATTTGTTTCCAAGTTGAAAGTGTTTATTTACCGAAGGGTGGATATTTCGGAGTTTCGGCTGCTACTGGTAACtatctttaagaaaaaaataaactattgaaattaatcgatttgtAACACTTTCTTCTAGGTGGTTTGGCTGATGATCATGATGTTTCTCATTTCTTAACACATTCTCTATATCCTCCTGGTCAATTGAGACCTGACGAACAGAAAATTTCATTAGAAGAACAACAAAAACTTAGTCAAGAATTCTTAGATTATCAAAAAAAATTAGAACAACAAAAAGAGGAATACCGTAGGTAAGAACgattattacaaaattatcttttttgaagAAGGGCACCAAATAGTGACACCTGTCGGAAAAAACAATTGTGCAAAAAACTGCTTTAAACGataagatttttaaatatttctaatcgatttttcttttttttcaaaatttctaattttaattaaatatctgGATATGttccatataagtgtatttGTAGATGTAACGACCGTGTCTCTTAATTTCAAGAAattacaaatttcattttaaacaggaaatttaattttaatataataaattcttTTAGAGATCATCCGGACGAACATCTTGAAAAAGAAgaatttgatgaatattttgaaaatgaaaatcagAGAGAATTAAGACAAATCTTTGCTGGTCAAAGCGAAATGTTTGTTATATTGCGTGAACTTAATAAAAGATTAGATGAGGTAGTTGGGAAACAGGAAAGATCTTTACATTTAATATCTCAACTTCAAGTAGGAGGTAGTCTTTTATATATGACACAGTAGCAGAGTTGGACATTATTTAAATAACTTCTAATAAATCTTTATCTAGATAAATTTCTATTCGTGTCATATgaataaaagtttcattcaatatAAAAACATTCTGAAACGGATAAAATTTGGTCAAAAACGGATGTAATTTGTTATCTGGATAAAAGTATACCAACTCTGCGTACCAATATTAGAAACGAAAAATTGTTATAGAAACGTAAACAATGTTTCTATAGGTATGCAGGCAGGAGGTCAACCAGGACAGCAAATTCAACTGACTGACACAATACGTCGACAAGAAGTCGACATCCTATTGGGCAACCAGaatgttatattaaatataGCCAAAGAAATTAAATCCTTTGTGAACGAAGTTTATTCTAAGACTGACACTATTCTTAATAATCAGGCCCGTGCTCCAACAGCTCaggtatttatttatatttaattttttatcgatcATTATGTGATGCATTTGAAATAAAACTATTTTATAGGTACAACAAATGGGATACGATTATCACTCTCTTATTTCGGAAATGCAAGATGGAATTAATACTTTAAAAAGAGAGATCGGACAAGCAAATACTAAATTAAATAGTGGAAGTATAGATTGTCCTACAACAAATTGTTTAACAACGACAATGTTCTTACTTTTCGTGGCAGTTCAAATGATCATCTTGTTTGCATATAGCATGTACCGGTAAATTTTTACTTTGTCAAATTTATATAAACAAACAGGTTCAAAGTAGATTTATATATGATCTTTTTTTTCCtccttttttctttatttacagAGACAATAAGGAAGCACAGGCGAAGAAGTTATattaatgtttatttttaatcctACAGTACAGAAGTAAAGATACAGAATTAAATTTGTACCTTTATGCACTGATTCGGTATTTGTATCCATGGAGTATGCATTTTGTTGAACATTTGTATAATAAATGCATTCTTCATCCGAATTAGATTTAACAAAGTGGCACGGCAATCTGTGGCCCTGAAACATGGTAAAAAGGTAATCATTGATCGTGCTCAGTTTCGTATAATTcaatcattttaaatattttttttctactCGTCATTACAAATTATAGACATAGCTATAAAAATATCACAAAGTACGCGTGACATTAATCTGAAAATGAGATTATGAGTTAAATAGTAGTACTCTTGGAATGTGAGACACTTTATCGTGATTTACTTAAAGGATTAtgtgtaatatatatttttttatcgtcATTTGTTAAGAACGTTTTGCGCTACGCGCGCACCATCTTTTTGCTAGTTTTGTTTTACAGAATCCTTtcctttttttacataaaaatttttTAGTAGTGTTACATATactgtataaatatttatacgacTTTTGTATGGGAATTGGCATATCGGCAAATGAAAGCTGAAacatttctctaaaatatcactTTTATAAGATGATATTTATCGATCTGGTACTACATTCCCTTAGATGAACAAATGTATAGGTAAGCTCAACGTCTTTAACGTGAcaaatactaaaaataaaaaatacaaaatcgtaaatatacataaatatagAGTATATATTTATACTCTACGTACTCTCGCACTATTGGTGAAAGTGACGTCGAATAATCATAACATTCTTGATACTGTAAAAAAACATTTTGTTAAACAAACATGTATTTAGTATGGTGTATCGAGTAGATAACATAGAAAGGAGGAACTCGAATTATTCGCAAGCTCGGTATTCCTATTAACATTATTGCATTTGGAAAAGTTTATCGAAGATTGTAAATGTATAATGAAATATATCTGATAATAAAAATACTAATAAAAACAAAATctccaaatattattcgaatcctCGGGTCAATGGTGtacaatttcgaatctcgactACCCAGACATTTTTACGTCCCGACCGTGGGGCCCTCAAGACAAGAAGTTCGGTACAATCAtagttatattttataaaatcaaattattttattacattatatCCTACTCATCCAGAGTAGTCAACTTGCAGAAGAAGCTATCCATACATTGTTTTGTTAGAATTTAATGTTGAACACTTGCCGactgaattttatttatactaATTTGTGTATTAAATTCAGATACTGTGTTTAGGCTATATACAGGGTAGGGCGATAACTATGTCCACCTTGAATATCTCCGTTACTTGtaataatataaacaaattttatatacAAAACTTGCAGGGTACAGAGGGGGACACATTGTGACATAAACATTTTTCGTATGGGTGGGGGCATAGAGGAGATTTCAATGtcatcttcatttttttaaatgaaatgctatattttttttattacgatGTGATAGCGGGTGTTGAGACGACTTCATCAAGCTATCCTTGAAGGTCATGCAAGGTCAAATGTGATAGTAAAATAAACTTTCTTACATCACAGAAGATGATCGAAATGGTGACCGTTTGCGTCAATGCAAAGTTGCAATCTTCGTATCGCTGCATCGCGTGCCTGTCTTATTGTCTctgtatatatattattttaaaataaatgacATACGTATTGAAGTTACGAACAAAGTTGTTTTGAAATATGGTTATCATCCTTAGCATTCAACTATAAAGTAATATCTGTTCTTATACGTATAATAAAATCTCGAGTTTAAAAGAAGAATGTATTTTACgaagaaatttgaaaataatatcGTGCCCAATTTTCGGTCTTGCCTGAACTGATTTTAAATATTCGGAAGTTTACGCACAGAGCACTCATTTCCGTTGCCTTACAGCATCGAAACTATGTTTCTTGCCAGAAATATTTATGTCATGTAATCTAATCAATTTTGATACATCATAAAAAATTTATAAGGGATTGAATTTATTGTTGTTTAAAAAGTGATAATTTTATTGTTACATCTGTTATAAAGGATTGGTTTTCAATGTTCTCTTTCCAATCTCATAATCAGGTTCGTATGTcagtatacatatataattatGATCGTGTAAGAGTTTTATCTAAGTTTAGCAAGCAATTTATCATATAATATTTTGCCTCCTATTGAGAAAGTATACGTTGAATGCCTTTTATTTCAATATAATTAGAATTTTCTGTTTCATAACCTTATTTCGTTGTATTcacaaaaatttgtcaaatttataTCAGAgttttgtatttaatttgacAATATGGCGGAGATTAACTTTTAAGAATATAATATATGtgtttttaatttacttttaagAAGGGAATAGAAAAATTAAGTATTATAAAAGTCAACTGTaatcatttcatatttttaggTGCTTTATCATCTGACGCAATTAACTTCAGCAGTTAATCCTAAATCTACACCGTTTCTAGTTAAAGTTAAAAGGCAAAATGAGTTTAAAACAAATGCAGATGATATTTCCCACAATAATTTGGCAGAagtatgaaatattaaatttatgtatttcattttataatattataatagtaATTTAATAAGTCCCTACATTGTTTTAGACAACAAAATGTTATATGGAAATGCAGATAAGCAAATTAAATATGTACGATGTAATTACAACACTCAATGTAAAAAAGAATAATGTTTGGGTCGTATTGAACCAATTTTCTacaaaaatttttaagaaaaatatagAAGAAAAAGACAAGTGGAAAGTATCATATGTATCAGGATCAACTTttacagaaaacaaacaaagatTTCCTTGTGCACAACTTACAGAACCGATTATTTTACCTGTTATATATTTGTCATCCCAACAACATCATAGAACATTATGTACTCTTTGTACTAAAAATCCTTTTAATTATCATGTACAAATCCGTAGTTTTAAAACAAAACGTACTATATCTATGGATATGAACAGACGACCATCgtttataaacaaaattaaaaaatggttTGCTCAGATTTCAGAAATGGTAAgacaatatattatataacataTATTAATTGGTGGCATTGTACATGTCTGCAACAGTTGATTTTAGGATAATTTATGGtttaattacaaattaaattGTATAAATATGAATAATTTGTTATTCCACAGAATACACATAATTTGAACGTATCAgaggttgaaaaaattaaattgttgaATGGTTCTAATATGTCAACAGAGGAATATAACAAACTTAAGTCGGTTTTTCTAGAAGGATATGAAGCAGGACTTCAACGCCGAATACCTGTACGTTCTGTAtggcaaaaaatattatttaatgtatTATTTGGAATTTTGGTCGTGCTAGTAATATGGAATGGAGGTATGTAGATTTAATGCCGTAGAAAGACTTGTAGAAAAAAATATCTTATtgcta
This region includes:
- the Ergic53 gene encoding lectin, mannose binding protein ergic53, whose product is MKMAAEVRWLLIFHIFSIINAVLSETPHRKFEYKYSFKPPYLAQIDGSVPFWEYGGNAIASAENVRVAPSLRSQKGAIWVKQPITFDWWAVELIFRVTGRGRIGADGLAFWYTSTKGAYNGTVFGSSDQWNGLGIFFDSFDNDNNHNNPYIMAVLNDGTKTFDHTNDGTTQLSAGCLRDFRNKPFATRAKIEYYRNVLTVLFHNGMTNNEQDYGICFQVESVYLPKGGYFGVSAATGGLADDHDVSHFLTHSLYPPGQLRPDEQKISLEEQQKLSQEFLDYQKKLEQQKEEYRRDHPDEHLEKEEFDEYFENENQRELRQIFAGQSEMFVILRELNKRLDEVVGKQERSLHLISQLQVGGMQAGGQPGQQIQLTDTIRRQEVDILLGNQNVILNIAKEIKSFVNEVYSKTDTILNNQARAPTAQVQQMGYDYHSLISEMQDGINTLKREIGQANTKLNSGSIDCPTTNCLTTTMFLLFVAVQMIILFAYSMYRDNKEAQAKKLY